The Mytilus edulis chromosome 4, xbMytEdul2.2, whole genome shotgun sequence nucleotide sequence catttttaattttttttaatttcaaagatcCGCTGTTTaacatgtaagcctatggagcagtcaattacaagactgcaaccttaatGACACGAGGCAAtaccgaggccattattactgaccgatgACAAATGACAGGGTCAATTTGAAAACACCAATTTCTTAACACTTTTATCAACTAAACTTAATATCAAAAAGAAACTTTTAAAGTGATGTGATGGAATAACGtgtaaatgtaaatataattatattgtgTTGTCCATTCAAAGCAATTTGTGGCATACAATATACAAGATTTCATTCTGGAGTTTAAAgctcaaatttaaataaattgatacaCACTATGGAATTCATTAAGTAATTATTAATTAGACAACTTGGTCAATAAATATAGGTCATGAATCTTTGGTACTTTTAATTTCCGGATGTTTCTTTTCTCCAGAAATGTTtatgaattgataacaactgaAAATCAGTAATAGCCCTAATTATTCATAATGgccgtgatttttttcatataggCTCTTTTTCACAATGGCCCTGTTTATTCATATATGAGCCCTTTTTACTCTTAATGCTTTGTTATTCTGTAATGGACCAGTTTTGCCTTTTTAAATAAAGGGACAGTTTCATACAAAATGCACTAAACTGGTTGATAAATATAATTAAGGTCAATAACTGAGTATTGAATTCTGTTAGAAAGTGTGTAGTGATTGTGTGCTTAATGATATAATGCATGTTTCACATTTCTCTATAAATAGGACATGTGTCATATATCAGTGCTTTAACATAAAGCGCTGATTCACAATTTGTCGACCTTTGAAATGACCCTGgtactttttaaaaattctaattaTTCACCCTTTAAAACTATAGAGCTTAAGTGAGGTAGGTACAACCTGGTAATATAGTAAAAGTTATGACAATTAATCCCTATATCcctgtttttttaattaattaatttaaatacTCACTCTATCAGAATGAGCTCATCACCCTACAAATAAATTTGCAGCAGCAAGGAAAAAATTTGGTATGACCATTACTATGAGATTTTAATACCAAGGTTTTATCAGAGGGAATTATAATACTGTATTAATAATATTACTGAGTATTTCAAAGATGAAAATGGGTAACTTACTTGCATTGTATTTTTAGAGagaaaaatctagattttttttaaaaatatatactatcAATCTAAATATTTGCAGGTATCTATATCTCTGTCTATGTATAGTAGTTTCAAGGTAGTAGAAAAATACGGAAATTGGTCAAAAATCGTCACTTTAAAAAAACTACAAGTGATAGGCAAAATGTTGAATTCGAATTTTACAGCTATGTACATAGTATAGGaacaattttgtttcaaatatatacTATGTTCTTGTATTTTCGTCCTGGCTAGGTCTTAATAAGTGGTTCTATactaaaacaagaggctctcaagagcctgaatcgctcacctgttatttttttttgtggcttaaatctttcatcaatgattatttttgctttttacccatatgttccattttagccaaataaaggcaacagtagtataccgctgttcaaaactcatcaatccatggaaaaaaacaaaatcgtggtaacaaactaaaaccgagggaaacgcattaaatataaaaggagaacaacgatacaacactaaaatgtaacacacacagaaacggaccaagcatcagacaaaatcccacgagaataacaaatataacatcaaaaccaaatacatgaatttgggatagacaagtaccgtgacacgtcttatcgcaatgtgaaattacactagtgtctatgtttcttgacgtacaagGAAATGAATTTTATACTAGATTCAtttgagaagatttttttttaagttataaaacataaaacaacttGTGTacaattgtcattaaaggacaataactccttaagaggtcaattgacaatgtTGGTCATATAATTTTttagtagatcttactttgctgaacatttttgctgtttacaatttatctttatcttcaattatattcaagataataacaaactagaggctctaaagagcctgtgtcgctcacctcgGTCCAATCTAATTAGAATAATGATCTCCGATTTCGTTATACTTCATATGTAGTATAAcaaaatcagagatcaatattttaattagattaaccttggtttatgtgcatattaaacaaaagacacagatggattcatgacaaaattgtgttttggtgattgtgatgtgtttgtagatcttactttactgaacaatctatctgcttacaattatctctatatataatgaacttgacccagtagttacagaggaaaatatgtttaaatgctagcaaacttgatgaacaaattgtgtaaaattgtctttaaagggcaacaACACCTTAAGGGGTAAATTAACAATTTTGGtaatataattttttgtaaattttactttgctgaacatttttgctgtttacagtttatctttatcttcaataatattcaagataataaccaaaaactgctaAATTTCCTCAAAACAACCAATTTAgtagcagcaacccaacaaagggttgctCGGTTTGTGGAAAATGttagggctgatagatcttgaccttttgaacatttttaccccatgtcagattttctctaaatgctttagttgctaagatataagccaaaaaaatgcaattcacccctatgttctatttttagccatggcggccatgtttgttgataaatCAAAAATTCGGATACAATTCATAAACTAGATTACTAAAAGGAACATTCATTCAAAGTAAAGAAGTATTAGGCAcaacagtttcagaggagaagatttttaaatgtcagcaaacttgatgaacaaattgtgtaaaattgtctttaaagggcaattactccttaaggatgtacttaggtaaggtaaggtgaaaattaataaatcaaaaatttagaatTGATATTATTAGCTGGTAGAGCAATCGTTAAGGATAAAATTAAGCTGAAAAAATtaataggtcatggacctccttttcgagatatttgagaatTAAAATATGGCGGtgaaaggctgactcggacttttaccttatacttgcattggtattatttgggtctcaaaacaaaagaaagaaaatcaataatcttctaaaatttttgtaaatgacctttcatgagctatttagtcttatatgaaaaaataattgggtgttatggggcaaaatattttaccttgtattgtatggaaaacaCCAAGGAGTTGGACATTTGACACGATTTCCCAAACTTCTCCTAAGTACATCCTTAGGGATCAATTGACAAATTTggacatttaacattttttagatcttactttgctgaacattattgctgtttacagtatatatctatgtataataatattcaagataataataaaaaactgcaaaatttccttaaaactaccaatttggTGGCAGCAAGTTGCTGGGTTGTTtggtttgtctgaaaatttgaacaattttaccccatgtcagatttgcacttatagctttagtttttgagatataagccaaaaatgCATtggacccctatgttctattttaagccatggcggccatgtttgtcgATGGATTAAAACTTAGGATACAATTTTTAATTAGATAGCCCAAGGAACATTTAGATGAaatttgaaggtatttggcccagtagtttcagaggaaaagattttttaaatgttagcaaattTGATGAAAAGGTTAtgtaaaattgtcatttaaagggcaataactccttaactggtaaattgacaattttggtcatataaatgttttgtagatcttactttgctgaacatttttgctgttcacagtttatctttatcttcaataatattcaagataataacaaactagaggctctaaagatcatgtgtcgctcaccttggtccaatctaattaaaatagtgatctctgatttcgttaaacatcatatgtagtataacaaaatcagagatcaatattttaattagattaaccttagtatatgtgcatattaaacaaaagacacagttggattcatgacaaaattgtgttttggtgattgtgatgtgtttgtagatcttactttactgaaaaatctttctgcttacaattatctctatctataatgaacttgacccagtagttacagaggaaaatatgtttaaatgctagcaaacttgatgaacaaattgtgtaaaattgtctttaaagggcaacaACACCTTAAGGGGTAAATTAACAATTTTGGtaatataattttttgtaaattttactttgctgaacatttttgctgtttacagtttatctttatcttcaataatattcaagataataaccaaaaactgctaAATTTCCTCAAAACAACCAATTTAgtagcagcaacccaacaaagggttgctCGGTTTGTGGAAAATGttagggctgatagatcttgaccttttgaacatttttaccccatgtcagattttctctaaatgctttagttgctaagatataagccaaaaaaatgcaattcacccctatgttctatttttagccatggcggccatgtttgttgatggatcaaaaaTTCGGATACAATTCATAAACTAGATTACTAAAAGGAACATTCATTCAAAGTAAAGAAGTATTAGGCAcaacagtttcagaggagaagatttttaaatgtcagcaaacttgatgaacaaattgtgtaaaattgtctttaaagggcaattactccttaaggatgtacttaggtaaggtaaggtgaaaattaataaatcaaaaatttagaatTGATATTATTAGCTGGTAGAGCAATCGTTAAGGATAAAATTAAGCTGAAAAAATtaataggtcatggacctccttttcgagatatttgagaatTAAAATATGGCGGtgaaaggctgactcggacttttaccttatacttgcattggtattatttgggtctcaaaacaaaagaaagaaaatcaataatcttctaaaatttttgtaaatgacctttcatgggctatttagtcttatatgaaaaaataattgggtgttatggggcaaaatattttaccttgtattgtatggaaaacaCCAAGGAGTTGGACATTTGACACGATTTCCCAAACTTCTCCTAAGTACATCCTTAGGGATCAATTGACAAATTTggacatttaacattttttagatcttactttgctgaacattattgctgtttacagtttatatctatgtataataatattcaagataataataaaaaactgcaaaatttccttaaaactaccaatttggTGGCAGCAAGTTGCTGGGTTGTTtggtttgtctgaaaatttgaacaattttaccccatgttagATTTGCACTTatagctttagtttttgagaaataagCCAAAAATGCATTggacctctatgttctatttttagccatggcggccatgtttgtcgATGGATTAAAACTTAGGATACAATTTTTAATAAGATAGCCCAAGGAACATTTAGATGAaatttgaaggtatttggcccagtagtttcagaggaaaagattttttaaatgttagcaaattTGATGAAAAGGTtatgtaaaattgtatttaaagggcaataactccttaactggtaaattgacaattttggtcatataaatgttttgtagatcttactttgctgaacatttttgctgttcacagtttatctttatcttcaataatattcaagataataacaaactagaggctctaaagatcatgtgtcgctcaccttggtcaaatctaattaaaatagtgatctctgatttcgttaaacatcatatgtagtataacgaaatcagagatcaatattttaattagattgaccttggtctatgtgcatattaaaaaaaggacacagatagattcatgacaaacaTTATGAtttggtgattgtgatgtgtttgtagatcttacattaCTGAATTATCTTGCTGCtcacaattatttctatctataatgaccttggcccagtagttacagaggaaaatattttgtaaaaatttacaaaaaattacaatatttatgaaaattgttaaaaattgaatataaagggcaataacttcttaaggggtcaattaacTATGTTGGTtatgtcgacttatttgtaggtcatactttgctgtacattattgctgtttacagattatctctatctataataattttgaagataataatcaaaagctccaaattttcttaaaattaccaattcaggggaagcaacccaacaacaggttgcctgatatatccataaaacggaaagtaagataaattaattaaatatctAAATTTTTAACGGTCGTGAATGAAAatacttgtgtttttttttaattcacaaagattttaaatccttgcagctcacaaaaaaacataataataatttACATTAATCATAACAAATTTTGATTACTGTCATAATGTTAATTATTCTATACTATATCTGTATTCCTAGGTCTTTtgcacaagtattccacatttcaaactaaaagacaaattgaaagagttggtattgttttttttcataaaaaaaagaatggccaacgtaaatacaagtatcttgtcttagggagggataaatcctactttgtaaaggatcactctgattcaaacatttgtttttcttctgaaactggcattatcaagatttcttgattgacaacatatttgttacgttcggagggcGTGTTATTCAACatactgtcggcattccaattggAACCAATTGTGCCTCTCTTCTTGccgatttgtttctttattattatgagactaacttcatacaggaacttcttaggaaaaaagataagaagtaagcaatatcctttaactcgtctttccactatatagatgatgttatttaactaaataattcaaatttggtgactatgttgaacgcatctatcccatcgaactagagataaaggatacaacagatacaattaagttggcctcatatcttgacttgctactagaaactgacaatgagggtcggttgaaagcaaaactttacgacaaaagagacctTTCCAATtgcgaactttccatttctaagtagcaacattccagcagcacctgcatacggggtatatatctcccaattgatacgatatttccgtgcttgcatttcctatcatgattttcttaatagagggttgctgctcacaagacagctattaaaccaagagttccaaatggtgaagttgaaatcctagcttcgtaaattttacggacgccatcacgagttggttgaccgttatggaataaccgtttcacaaatgatatcggatatgttccttatgtcgtaaccacaatccccttccctttcatgaatgtgacctagcaaattatactttttaccggatttgttgtaacattagcaacacgacgggtgccacatgtggagcaggatctgcttacccttccggagcacctaagatcactcctagtttttggtggggttcgtgttgctttttctttggttttctatgttgtgtcatgtgtactattgattgtctttttgtctctttcttttttggccatggcaatgtcagtttattttcgatttaggagtttgactgtccctctggtatctttcgtccctcttttagtatgGATTTATAAGTATCTGCTTATATTTGTATAGTAATTTATTTCTTAtagtggaatgttagaatttaaaaatagatgcatttaataaataaaatgtccataCGTAAATACTTGAGATTTGTGTTTTTGatattatattattcaaaattttcgGAAAAAATTACGAACAGGAACgtatgtttattataaaatttcaattctatttttgttagtttgttttaatattttaaccTTAAAGCATCTATATTTGTACTATGGTACGGTTTTGAAATTGTATTCCGGCACTGTTGACCAACTATCCTTCACATCTTGAATCATTCACATTATGGATCACATTTCAAATgcacactatcggtttgcgttctcaaaaattccagattaaaaaataatgaatccgGAGTCAAAACACTCGAGGAAGGTAGTTTGACATTCGAAATCAACTATTagataaaaataatttatgtGATGACGCAATTGCGTACTCTTTTCCGTAATATCAGTGCGtatgctttctatttactatttcgtgcgctaaaatACCGCGTGCATGCAATAATATTAATTTCACTCGCGAAAGCGCATTTTCGTTTTTCTTAATCATcggaaaaaaatatgtacatttatatatatattaagaaggAGTGATATTTCAGCTGTAAAATGAGTTGAAGGTTTTAAAAATCCATtgagtagttttggagaaattaatctttaaagactgTTGGTTGAAGACAGAAAAAtctgactgtagtgctacctttaATCATGTCGTTGGTTTTCTTTATTgaattctatatatttttgtttgttctaATACTTTTTATAGCTATCAATACGTTATTGGTTTTGATCATTGTGACCTGTATGTATCTAAATCATTATTCTTGTCAATTttgtacaaacaaacaaaacaatgtgACTATCAAAGAAAGTTCATAGTTACTGACGGCAAGGAGTTGTATAGtattttactatacaaatccttgctgaaAGTAAGCTCACATTACTAACATACTGATATGAAATCTCTAGAATATTGGTGGATGTTTATAAGATTTCGAACAGCAAGTCCTCAAACTAAaatttatgagggtctggatgagtgtctttcatttctgtatttttaattttgtatgacattattctctattctgtataacTTTAGTCGATCATTCGCTATTCGTGCTTAATATTTAAACAcctcatttctttattttcttgatCCGTTATctctattttcactttttttgttcGTTATTCTCTGTAAATCCCGATTCATGTCTTTTCTACCTTTCGAGTGATTTTGCCAGAATAACATCTTTAACACATCATTTGGTTGAAAATTACTAGAACATATCAACAAAAATGCATGAGCCACTTAAAATCTACATTGTCTGCACCCGATGCGATTGACAAAAGAcctaaccactgtcccaggttaggggaggatcgggatcccgctaacacgttaaccccgcctcattctgtatgtatgtgcctgtcccaagtcaggagtctgtaattcagtggttgtcgtttgtttatgcgttacatatttgtttttcgttttattttttgtacataaattaggccattagttttctcgtttgaattgttttacattgtcatttcggggcattttatagctgactatgaggtatgggttcTGCTCATTGTTGCAGGCCGGCCGTACGGTCACTACGGTGATCTtttatagttgtaaatgtctgtgtcatttagtctattgttgagaattgtctcattgacaatcataccacatcttcttttcataTTGACATACGAAACCAACAATGTACATTGTTGAAGACCCTATGTTGTCCTGTAAATGTCTTGTGATGTCTTGTTGTGTTGGTACTGATTGCCATCTTAAATTATTAGTTTAAAATTGAACAGAAATAATCCATAAGTTATATTCATTGTCGACATTCGATTAATGAACAAACGAGGGGATACTTTTGCCAAGTGAAAAATGTGAAGATGTATATGTGTACTACAATACcctcaatttaaaaataaaaaatccaagATTGAAGCAAAATCACACGAAACATTAAAAATCGCAAGACAATAGTTTTATGACAACAGTTtcattttattgcaaaaaaaaattaatatcaaaatttatttgtacattttacaatcattatatgaaaaacaaaaaaaaatactggtAATGAAGTGCCAGAAATtttaaaagatgaagaaataATTACGAAGCATATTCAGGACCAAGGAAAACccacatttgtaaatataaaatggaaAGAGGAAATAGAAAAACAACTTGTTAATATTGAAAAGAACATTTAATATCTAATAGAGAAACAGATGCTCCAATAAAAtactctgaaataaaaaatgttattagtaagctaaaaaaagaaaaagtgccTGGGCCAGATACCATTataaatgaaatagtaaaatttagtaaaaatgtaTCTATCAAAAGTATTGTTAAACTGTTTAACCTTATTTTGAATACAGGTATTTACCCATCAAAATGGAAATACTCATACTTAATTTTATTGCATAAATCAGGAGTAAAAACTGATCCTAATAATTACAGGGGAATATCTCTGATAAGTTGCTTACCAAAATTGTTTAATGCTGTATTAAATGGAAGATTGATTAAACTGATGGAAAATACTATAAGTAATACTCAATTTGGCTTTAGAAAAAATCACAGAACCTCTGATAGTATATTTGTGCTTAagtctttaataaacaaatacttacacaaaaataaaaataaaatatatgcctgctttgtagatttaaaaaaggcTTTTGATTCTGTCTGGAGAAAAGCTTTACTTTAATAAACTGTATAAGGCAGGagcagggaaaaaaatatttaatattattaaagGACAGTATGAGGAAACAAAATCTGCCTTCAAGCATCAAGAGTGGCATTCAGAATATTTTGAAATCACACAAGGGGTTAAACAAGGGGATTCATTGAGTCctactttatttaatttatttattaatgatttagaTGCAgagttttcaaatgaaaatagctGTCCATTAGAACTAATTGATACTAAAGTAGGATCTTTACAATTTGCTGATGACCTTTTAATATTATCTGAAAGTAAAGAAGGCCTACAAAATACATATGTAGTCTGAACAACTTAGAAAAGTATTGTGAAAAATGGCAATtaactttaaatattaataaaactaaaacaatgattctgcagcaaaataataaaaaagtggaaacatctttatcaaaatataaaaatgaaagtttGTCAAATGTCTCTGAGTATTCATTTCTTGGAATTCTTGTGAAATCAAATGGAAACTTATTGCATAGCTCTGAAGAGCTTGTAAATAAAGCAAGGAAAGTGATGTTTGCCATTAAAACTTATACTGGTTCCTTAAATAATCTACCAATTAAAGTAGCTTGCAGACTCTTTGATTCTATAGTTAAACCAATAGCCACTTATAATTCAGAAATAACTTATATGGATACTTATGTTACAAAATTTAGAGCAGAAAAACGTGCAAAtatttccaaaacaaataaagatccccttaattttactgataaatcaaGTTTAGAAAAATTACATTTGTCTTTCTGTAAATATATCCTCGGAACAAGAAAATCTTCATCAAACATAGCTGTGAGAACAGAGCTAGGGAGATACCCACTAGAGATGCATATAAAAACTCAAAGTATACTTTACTTATCAAGATTACTAAGTTCTGAAATTAATCCATTATTATAGGAATCCTTTTTACTTTCTAAAAGTTTAAATAATTCAGGTTGCTATACCTGGTTTacatatgttaaaaatattttgaaagaggtAAATATGGACGCATCCATTCTTGagggaaacaaaagaaaaaattactcaaagttgttaaaaaaaaccttaaaacatcaattcttaaatttctacacaaatatatttgaacaaaaatttgaaaaaatagataaaaaaagtaaattgtatttatataaaagtttaaagcaaaatttagaaatggaaaactacttaaactgtaaatcttttgaaaagagaagtaacataacaaaaatgagaattagcgatcataatttaatgatagaaaaaggaagacatttaaaaatacctagagaaaaaagactatgcacatcctgtaatacaatggaggatgaagcccattttattttatactgcaaaaaaattgctaaactatgagataactttatagaaaatgtaattaaacatatgccagattttatgtcctggcaagaaaatgaaaaaattaaatatcttctttgtccatcaacctcaaaagaagtagaaagcttagggtcctattttaaacaggcattagaactgaggacaggggactcttgatttatttataaaatatatttatatatcatatagatagattgttttgcttttttgctttttttgttttcatggttttgtttgttaaatgtattttgtgtatgtttatattatttgtcacaaacttattgttcagagtttatatgacaataaatatttgaattgaattgaattataaatataaacacattcACAACCCACCAACGAAAACAACAACATTGTGGTGGTATCTTACAAGGACAACGCatcaatacatattatataacCACAATGATTCGATTTTATGACAACGATTTTTCTTATGACAACGATTTTTCTTATGACAATGTTTTTTACTTATGACAATGATAAACTTTTATGACAAAAGTCAATGGTTTTATCATATCACCTCTCAGTCAAAAACATAACAGTACTTTTTAACAAGTAATTCATGGCATATAGTGATACGCACATGATATTAATTTAATACATAGTATTCAAATGTCATAATACGTACATATATCACGAcagcaaaacatataaataacatacACTTTTATGTGAAACAAAATGGGATACTTATATTTGCACTTTCAACTCGAGATATTTGTTCTGTATATGTGGTACGATAACAATTTCATTGATTATCGTTATATTAATAAGTTTAAACTGTTAAACGTTTAAAACTAGGTCAGATTATAAAGTAATCATATGACAGtttaaaataattacataaataaaaatctaACAATTAGTGTTCATCGTGGTCATGTATCAAAAATAAACCTGACATACACATAAATccaagaaatataaaaaaggttTTAATCAACCGAATGTCTGGTTTGCCTAATTCATGTTGAAGTATTTCAAAGAATGTGACATATAAGAATGTTCCACAAGCTATCCCTTGCAAGATCCCCTCTGCTAAAGAAGATGTCGTTCCTTGGCCATATTCCACAATCAGTAAACCGATGACCATCCCGACCGGCGAGGCTAAGGCGAAAGTAACAATAGATCGTATCTGTGCCCAAAACGTAAGTTTGCTTTGTGTCAAAGCCATACCTAGACTGAAGGCAAGAACCACTTTGTGAATACTGAGGCCGATAAAAACTTCAAGTACATCGGTAGTCTGTTTCTGTAGTCCGACTGCTATTCCTTCGAAAATAGAATGCAAAGATAAAGCTACCAATAGCAATATAGATCTCAGTGTGGAAGAACTGTTCGTTTCAGAATTCTTCACCGACAGGGTTACACTGCTCTCAAAGTCTTTTGATTTAGCCTCTCCTGTCGAGTCGTCTACTTCGACACCTGATGAAGAACTATATGATACGCGAAACTCATCTTTGTTGGATAAAACGGTtctttcgtttttgattgctTCCGTTCTCACCGTATCATCTGATTCGTGGCTAATTCTTCCTCGTTTTTCCGTATAAATTATAACACATTGTTCCACAGTTAACATTAGCATCAGTCCCATAATCATTATAAACTGAGCCACAGGATAATGCTCAAGTTTCTTCGATTCCTTGATATGCGGTTCCAAAGCCTCTATTGTTTCAGGGAGTAGATC carries:
- the LOC139520131 gene encoding zinc transporter ZIP1-like; its protein translation is MDVVHVKVLILFGLLVASFLIGFIPVKCIYHYRRKLETSIVYRRVLSTLNCFAAGVFMATCLLDLLPETIEALEPHIKESKKLEHYPVAQFIMIMGLMLMLTVEQCVIIYTEKRGRISHESDDTVRTEAIKNERTVLSNKDEFRVSYSSSSGVEVDDSTGEAKSKDFESSVTLSVKNSETNSSSTLRSILLLVALSLHSIFEGIAVGLQKQTTDVLEVFIGLSIHKVVLAFSLGMALTQSKLTFWAQIRSIVTFALASPVGMVIGLLIVEYGQGTTSSLAEGILQGIACGTFLYVTFFEILQHELGKPDIRLIKTFFIFLGFMCMSGLFLIHDHDEH